A part of Chloroflexota bacterium genomic DNA contains:
- a CDS encoding glutathione S-transferase N-terminal domain-containing protein gives MDKIKVFGTTWCGTSRRVVRTLDEHNIDYEWIDIDQDPEGEKLVIETNNGFRSVPTLFFPDGTILVEPRNQALLDKLNSLN, from the coding sequence ATGGATAAAATCAAAGTATTTGGCACCACCTGGTGCGGCACATCCCGTAGAGTTGTCAGAACCCTGGATGAGCACAATATTGACTATGAGTGGATTGACATTGACCAGGACCCGGAAGGCGAAAAACTCGTCATCGAAACCAATAACGGATTCCGCAGCGTCCCCACTTTGTTTTTCCCCGATGGCACCATCCTCGTAGAACCCCGCAATCAGGCGCTGCTCGATAAACTAAATTCGCTTAACTGA
- a CDS encoding DUF4870 domain-containing protein, with amino-acid sequence MPAKKDKEPEEIKAENVEEVIPNPSPKSKASDPEPEASQPEAQEQPSSQLITLESDSDTSSEERTWAMLAHLSVLLNLVTGFLGGIAAIIIYFVYKDRSRFVAYHAMQSFIFQAITWLGAGLVSGILISIGAGFGFLIIPLLCLIPGFLILLLIPISLIYGVIGGVKVTNGEDFRYWLIGDWVRNILEPPTNKA; translated from the coding sequence ATGCCCGCAAAGAAAGATAAAGAACCTGAAGAAATCAAAGCTGAAAACGTCGAAGAGGTTATTCCCAATCCTTCTCCAAAGTCTAAGGCGTCGGATCCCGAACCCGAAGCAAGTCAGCCGGAAGCCCAAGAACAACCCTCATCTCAGCTAATCACCTTGGAGTCAGATTCCGACACAAGCTCTGAAGAGCGGACCTGGGCAATGCTGGCGCATTTGAGCGTCCTGCTAAACCTGGTCACCGGCTTCCTGGGTGGTATTGCCGCCATCATCATCTACTTCGTTTATAAGGACCGGTCCCGTTTCGTGGCCTACCACGCCATGCAGTCCTTTATCTTCCAGGCGATCACCTGGCTGGGTGCCGGGTTGGTTTCCGGTATTCTGATCTCGATCGGTGCCGGGTTTGGTTTCCTGATCATTCCGCTGCTCTGCCTTATCCCTGGTTTCCTGATCCTGCTGTTGATCCCAATTTCTCTGATCTACGGTGTCATCGGCGGTGTAAAAGTTACCAACGGCGAAGATTTCCGCTATTGGCTGATCGGTGACTGGGTACGCAACATCCTCGAACCCCCAACAAATAAGGCCTAA
- a CDS encoding sigma-70 family RNA polymerase sigma factor, which produces MDEKQEEKALIDRAKRDTAAFGELYRRYVDRIYNYIYYRTGSAGDAEDLTGKVFFKAMSHIKGYKHMGLPFSAWLYRIAHNLVANYHRDRSRKQEISLDNLPGQILPKSNLHPETRVVQSQEVDALLSRIRDLAPNRQELLILKFVDQLSNAEIGQIMRKSEGAIKSLYHRTLLELRELMVEDVD; this is translated from the coding sequence TTGGACGAAAAACAAGAAGAAAAAGCGCTGATTGATCGAGCGAAAAGGGATACAGCCGCATTCGGTGAATTGTACCGTCGCTATGTTGATCGCATTTATAACTATATATACTATCGCACGGGCAGCGCTGGAGATGCTGAGGACCTGACGGGCAAGGTGTTTTTTAAGGCGATGAGCCATATCAAGGGCTATAAGCACATGGGATTGCCCTTTTCCGCCTGGCTCTATCGGATCGCCCATAACCTGGTAGCGAATTACCACCGGGATCGCTCCAGAAAACAGGAAATCTCGCTGGATAATTTACCAGGGCAGATCCTGCCAAAGAGTAATCTGCATCCCGAAACCCGGGTGGTCCAAAGCCAGGAAGTGGATGCGCTGCTCTCCCGAATTCGGGATTTGGCCCCTAACCGGCAGGAACTGCTCATTTTAAAGTTTGTGGATCAACTTTCAAACGCTGAAATTGGGCAGATCATGCGCAAAAGTGAAGGTGCAATTAAAAGTCTCTATCATCGGACCTTGTTGGAACTTCGTGAGCTGATGGTTGAGGATGTGGACTAA
- a CDS encoding 2-phosphosulfolactate phosphatase, translating into MSDFRFFTLAESDQVQGDVVVIDVLRAFTTAAFAFEQGTSWILPVSTVDEALALKREIPGALVMGEVNGYKPEPFDLSNSPGALRGLDLTDKVLIQRTSAGTQGLVRAIQAKALFAASFVVAKATAQKLLERQAATISFVITGTSEGRDGDEDLACAEYIQALVQGDDPEPTPYLARVATSTVGREFISGSLGYLLQEDFQLSVQVNHFGFAMPVRSIGGRLVMTSASLEQ; encoded by the coding sequence ATGAGCGACTTTCGTTTCTTTACATTAGCAGAATCGGATCAAGTGCAGGGTGATGTTGTGGTCATTGATGTGCTGAGAGCATTTACGACCGCAGCCTTTGCATTTGAACAGGGAACCAGCTGGATATTGCCCGTCTCAACGGTGGATGAAGCCCTGGCGTTAAAAAGGGAAATCCCTGGCGCGCTTGTGATGGGTGAGGTGAATGGCTATAAGCCTGAGCCTTTTGACCTGAGCAATTCGCCCGGCGCATTAAGAGGATTAGATTTAACTGACAAGGTACTGATCCAGCGGACAAGTGCCGGCACTCAGGGGTTGGTCCGGGCTATTCAAGCCAAAGCCCTTTTTGCGGCTTCATTTGTGGTTGCCAAGGCGACAGCGCAGAAGCTGCTTGAACGGCAGGCAGCGACCATCTCATTTGTGATTACCGGTACCTCAGAGGGCCGTGATGGAGATGAGGATTTGGCTTGTGCTGAATATATTCAGGCTCTGGTGCAGGGGGATGATCCCGAACCTACGCCATACCTGGCGCGGGTGGCGACATCCACCGTCGGTCGAGAATTTATCAGCGGTTCTTTGGGCTATCTTCTCCAAGAAGATTTCCAGTTGAGCGTGCAGGTCAACCATTTCGGTTTTGCGATGCCGGTGCGGAGCATTGGGGGACGTCTGGTGATGACGAGTGCATCCTTGGAACAGTAA
- a CDS encoding lysophospholipase encodes MQDGTFNFKTHDGLTMLGRVWQTTGTPKGIVNLVHGLGEHTGRYAHIAEALTKVGYNLIGFDLRGHGLSEGKRGHTPDYDYIMNDVELFLDKSNEFFGSDHPHFLYGHSLGGTIVLNYALRRKPALKGVIATDPALRLSFEPPKFKLVMGKIMADLMPSFSMNNALDVNALSRDAAIVKAYQDDVLVHDRLSAKLVMELFNSGKYAMDHADEWTLPLLLMHGSEDRISSCKASEEFADNANTRVTFKAWEGYYHEIHNDVGKEDVITLMINWLNDQVL; translated from the coding sequence ATGCAAGACGGGACTTTTAATTTCAAAACACATGACGGGTTAACAATGCTGGGACGTGTCTGGCAGACAACGGGTACACCGAAAGGCATTGTCAATCTGGTGCACGGCCTGGGTGAACATACCGGCCGTTATGCTCATATCGCTGAAGCGCTGACCAAAGTTGGCTATAACCTCATCGGATTCGATCTGCGGGGCCACGGCCTTTCAGAAGGTAAACGCGGTCACACGCCCGATTATGATTACATTATGAATGATGTCGAGCTCTTCCTGGATAAATCCAATGAGTTCTTTGGCAGCGATCACCCCCATTTTCTCTATGGGCACAGCCTGGGCGGCACCATTGTTTTGAATTATGCCCTGCGCCGCAAGCCGGCATTAAAAGGCGTGATTGCGACAGATCCCGCCCTCCGGCTCTCATTTGAGCCGCCCAAGTTCAAACTTGTGATGGGCAAGATCATGGCAGACCTGATGCCATCCTTCTCAATGAACAATGCTCTGGACGTGAACGCTCTCTCCCGAGACGCCGCCATCGTCAAAGCCTATCAGGATGATGTCCTGGTTCACGACCGGCTCTCCGCTAAACTCGTGATGGAACTATTCAACAGTGGTAAATACGCCATGGACCACGCAGATGAGTGGACCCTGCCCCTTTTACTCATGCACGGCAGCGAAGATCGGATTTCATCCTGCAAAGCCAGCGAGGAATTTGCCGATAACGCAAACACCAGGGTAACCTTCAAAGCATGGGAAGGTTATTATCATGAGATCCACAACGATGTTGGCAAAGAAGATGTCATCACGCTCATGATCAATTGGCTCAACGACCAGGTTTTATAG
- a CDS encoding DUF4870 domain-containing protein — MTENNFVDPNISSDDKTWALLSYLFTPLIPIILLLMEDKKSRPYLKSHYPQALAWGIVMIVINVIPIIGQLAWAVAFIMNIIWGIKAYNGEQVEIPVITDFVKKQGWA, encoded by the coding sequence ATGACTGAAAATAATTTTGTTGACCCCAACATCAGCAGTGATGATAAGACCTGGGCGCTGCTCTCATATCTATTCACTCCCCTAATCCCAATCATTCTCCTGCTTATGGAAGACAAGAAAAGTCGTCCTTACTTAAAATCCCATTACCCACAGGCCTTGGCTTGGGGTATTGTTATGATTGTGATCAATGTCATTCCAATCATTGGTCAATTGGCCTGGGCGGTCGCATTCATAATGAATATTATCTGGGGCATCAAAGCCTATAATGGTGAACAGGTTGAAATCCCCGTGATCACCGATTTCGTTAAGAAACAGGGCTGGGCCTAA
- a CDS encoding histidine phosphatase family protein, whose translation MDIYKITLLRHGESVGNAEGYYQGQYDFPLTPRGKNQVRRVVARWQADGSIFDQVIASPLKRAKETAEMVAEGLNVPLQFDPDWMERDNGKLGGMKREDADEQFPRPDFFTPYDNIAETGEGDFALYLRAGRAIQSILQMPPARYLVVSHGGILNQALHVILGITPQANGQGTHFRFRNTAFSTLFYEPDHHNWVFWGLNDFTHLVVKNVEIIEE comes from the coding sequence ATGGATATTTACAAAATTACATTATTACGGCATGGTGAATCGGTGGGTAATGCGGAGGGGTATTATCAGGGGCAATATGACTTTCCATTAACCCCACGGGGGAAGAATCAGGTGCGGCGGGTAGTCGCTCGCTGGCAGGCGGATGGCTCAATATTTGACCAGGTGATTGCCAGCCCCCTCAAACGCGCTAAAGAGACAGCCGAGATGGTGGCAGAGGGATTGAATGTCCCTTTGCAGTTTGATCCGGATTGGATGGAACGCGATAACGGCAAATTGGGCGGGATGAAACGTGAAGATGCTGATGAACAATTCCCCAGGCCGGACTTTTTTACGCCCTATGACAATATTGCCGAAACCGGCGAAGGGGATTTTGCGCTCTACTTACGGGCTGGACGCGCCATCCAGAGCATCCTGCAAATGCCACCGGCTCGTTACCTTGTAGTCTCGCATGGGGGTATCCTGAATCAGGCCCTCCACGTTATCCTGGGGATCACACCGCAAGCAAACGGGCAGGGTACCCATTTTCGGTTTAGGAATACGGCTTTTTCAACGCTTTTTTATGAGCCCGATCATCATAATTGGGTCTTTTGGGGGCTGAATGACTTTACCCATTTGGTAGTGAAGAATGTTGAAATTATTGAGGAATAA
- a CDS encoding TetR/AcrR family transcriptional regulator C-terminal domain-containing protein, whose product MIESGIDPRVLRTQRALIEALKRLVEKKPFSKLSIKEITAEAGVDRTTFYLHFHGIHELMDALALDLFAELHQAIYCRDQSEFSQKSEDLKDYVEIVFIHLEKHRAFYRSVLSNKGDPYFKDLFQAMLSELLFKPMAASLHFQADSSSELIICFYVSGFTGITAWWLEKNIPIDARKASKEISEKILPGYLQLLG is encoded by the coding sequence ATGATTGAGAGCGGAATTGACCCCAGAGTTCTGCGAACCCAGCGAGCATTAATCGAGGCGCTTAAGCGATTGGTGGAAAAAAAGCCGTTTTCGAAATTATCCATCAAAGAAATCACCGCCGAGGCGGGAGTGGATCGAACTACATTTTATTTACATTTTCACGGTATTCATGAATTGATGGATGCACTAGCATTGGATTTGTTTGCCGAATTGCATCAGGCGATTTATTGCAGGGACCAATCTGAATTCTCGCAGAAATCTGAAGATCTCAAGGATTACGTCGAGATTGTTTTTATCCATTTGGAGAAGCATCGCGCCTTTTACCGAAGTGTTTTGAGCAATAAGGGTGATCCCTATTTTAAAGACCTTTTTCAGGCGATGTTATCTGAGTTACTTTTTAAGCCGATGGCGGCCTCTCTTCATTTCCAGGCGGATTCTTCTTCCGAGCTAATTATCTGTTTCTATGTCAGTGGCTTTACTGGAATTACCGCTTGGTGGCTTGAGAAGAATATCCCCATTGACGCGCGTAAGGCATCTAAGGAAATCTCCGAGAAAATTCTGCCGGGTTATTTGCAGTTGCTGGGATGA
- a CDS encoding methionyl-tRNA formyltransferase translates to MKPRIVFMGSPDFALPTLRALNESFNIVGVVTQPDRPAGRGREMRPPDVKVLAEELGLPIIQPKTLKSPETLAQLADWQPDVIVVAAFGQILRENVLTLPPFGCVNVHASLLPRWRGASPVQAAVLNDDVSGVTIMQMGKGLDTGPILSQRAVDIPADQTAGELFDELAELGAVLLVETLPGYLAGEIKPEAQDESLATYAPKIEKADGELDLAQPAELLARKVRAYNPWPGTFHKFEDRYLKIHRAYALPDEQAVPGRRYVVEDRPAWGTGDGLLVLEEVQLAGKSRVTGEAFLRGAKTWLSE, encoded by the coding sequence ATGAAACCGCGAATTGTTTTTATGGGCTCACCCGATTTTGCTCTGCCCACGCTCAGGGCATTAAATGAGTCCTTCAATATTGTTGGCGTGGTCACGCAACCGGACCGACCTGCTGGAAGGGGCCGGGAGATGCGACCCCCGGATGTTAAGGTCCTGGCAGAAGAACTCGGTTTGCCCATTATACAGCCGAAGACCCTGAAATCACCGGAGACCTTGGCGCAGTTGGCCGACTGGCAGCCGGATGTGATTGTTGTGGCAGCGTTCGGCCAGATCCTGCGGGAAAATGTCCTGACTTTACCGCCTTTTGGCTGTGTGAATGTGCATGCTTCCTTGTTGCCGCGTTGGCGGGGGGCGTCACCGGTGCAGGCAGCCGTCCTGAATGACGATGTCAGCGGCGTGACGATTATGCAAATGGGGAAAGGACTGGATACCGGCCCAATCCTCTCGCAACGCGCTGTGGATATTCCGGCTGACCAGACGGCGGGTGAGTTATTTGATGAATTAGCAGAATTGGGAGCAGTTTTGCTGGTCGAGACTCTACCTGGATACCTGGCTGGTGAGATTAAGCCTGAGGCACAAGATGAGTCCTTGGCAACCTATGCGCCAAAAATAGAAAAAGCGGATGGTGAACTGGACCTTGCTCAACCGGCTGAACTGCTGGCCCGAAAAGTTAGGGCTTACAACCCCTGGCCAGGGACCTTTCATAAATTTGAGGATCGTTACCTGAAAATCCATCGCGCTTATGCCCTGCCGGATGAGCAAGCTGTTCCGGGGAGACGTTATGTTGTTGAGGATAGGCCCGCCTGGGGAACGGGTGATGGGTTGCTGGTCCTGGAAGAAGTACAGTTAGCAGGGAAGAGTCGAGTCACCGGAGAAGCTTTCCTGCGAGGTGCCAAGACCTGGCTTTCTGAGTAA
- a CDS encoding serine hydroxymethyltransferase: MPEFQHKKDLESLDPGLFTLINLEEERQTRRLIMIPSESIAPLAVRQALGSSFTNIYAEGYPRPETLGFTEEEIFDYTKMLGTYRRYADPRYYKGVEYVDVVEALARRRCAEAFAANGVSADQIYPNVQPLSGAPANNAVYTAFLQPGDTILGMSLLVGGHLSHGSSVNRSGIWYNAQHYTVDPETELLNYDMILAKAEEVQPKIIVAGYSSYPYIPDWKKFREIADKVGAILMTDISHIAGLIAAGQVPSPVGYAQVITFTTHKTLLGPRGAVILTDSPAYAKKIDKAVFPGEQGGPHINAMAAMAVTFKIAQSKAFKELQEQIIKNAKAFANQLMARGLRVPYNGTDSHMALLDTKSINAGPNVYLSGDMGARILDVAGIVANRNTIPGDRSAFSATGIRFGSPWLTQRGFKEAEFRQVADIIADLFAGITPYNMPGGGKAQRRAKVDFKVLEDAKLKVAALAEKADNVTQTPAAHGYPHFFAISDDQETTWASFKLSGDQIRHFVTYAFASDVEALQPDETQPTTLHTTYGEVEGFLLCQDPFTFVLTVPGNKAGLASAWLRDLSDAYTKFDSDLVMRLPGPMAIEDTEPIEIDGSLGKPVPGNKPYYIGVPETTQTGEPLPKFNWQPTEEGTPLTTPLNATHRALGAKMVPFAGWDMPVWYSSVVEEHLAVRQAAGLFDVTHMGVYQAEGPNAALFLDSVCANDIGGLEVGESCYTHFLDTDANVLDDLLVYRRGIEKFLVVVNAANDDKDWAWLNAVREGKVLVDPAHPTAVAFGRNVTLKNLRDPQSGKEMRLDVALQGPKSRDIMLAMEVSPEDRIAIMSLKWAQLCEATLDGIPLVISRTGYTGERMGFELFVHPDQTVKLWNALLKAGEAFGIKPCGLGARDSLRTEAGLPLYGHEMGGQLNLGVGQAGFGRFVKTYKPWFIGRQAFLNQESDRNGIVVRFRFDEKRTRMAHLGDPVLDDRGKVIGTITSCAVDSDGSLTGQAYVSEKYAAEGTGILIYQGSPDKAGKAPANLSIGDRVTLPARATVISRFPK; encoded by the coding sequence ATGCCCGAATTTCAACACAAAAAAGACCTGGAGTCACTCGATCCAGGCCTTTTTACGTTAATTAATTTAGAAGAAGAACGCCAAACTCGTCGGTTGATCATGATCCCTAGCGAAAGCATTGCCCCGCTGGCAGTGCGGCAAGCCTTGGGTTCCTCCTTCACCAACATCTATGCTGAGGGCTATCCCCGGCCTGAGACCTTAGGTTTCACCGAAGAAGAGATCTTCGACTATACGAAGATGCTTGGTACCTACCGTCGCTATGCCGATCCACGCTACTATAAAGGTGTGGAGTATGTTGATGTGGTCGAAGCGCTGGCCCGTCGCCGCTGTGCCGAAGCTTTCGCTGCCAATGGCGTCTCAGCCGACCAAATTTATCCCAACGTCCAGCCGCTCTCCGGTGCGCCAGCCAATAACGCGGTTTACACCGCATTCCTCCAGCCAGGTGACACCATCCTCGGTATGAGCCTGCTGGTGGGCGGACACCTCTCCCACGGTTCCTCTGTAAACCGCTCCGGGATCTGGTATAACGCCCAGCATTACACTGTGGATCCGGAAACTGAACTGCTCAACTACGATATGATCCTGGCCAAAGCCGAAGAGGTCCAGCCCAAGATCATTGTGGCCGGATATTCCAGCTATCCCTACATCCCGGATTGGAAGAAGTTCCGCGAGATCGCGGATAAAGTCGGCGCCATCCTGATGACCGACATCTCCCATATTGCGGGGTTGATCGCAGCCGGGCAAGTACCCTCACCGGTTGGCTATGCCCAGGTGATCACCTTCACCACGCATAAAACCCTGCTTGGCCCTCGTGGCGCCGTCATTCTCACTGACAGCCCCGCCTATGCCAAGAAGATCGACAAAGCCGTCTTCCCCGGCGAACAAGGCGGCCCACACATCAATGCGATGGCTGCCATGGCGGTCACTTTCAAGATCGCTCAATCGAAAGCCTTCAAGGAATTGCAGGAGCAGATCATCAAGAATGCCAAAGCCTTCGCCAATCAATTAATGGCTCGCGGTTTGCGTGTGCCCTATAACGGCACGGACAGCCACATGGCCCTGCTCGATACCAAATCCATCAACGCGGGCCCCAATGTTTACCTTTCCGGTGATATGGGCGCTCGCATTCTGGATGTGGCCGGCATTGTTGCCAACCGTAACACTATCCCCGGTGACCGCTCCGCATTTTCTGCCACAGGCATCCGCTTTGGTTCGCCCTGGCTTACCCAGCGGGGCTTCAAAGAAGCGGAGTTCCGTCAGGTGGCCGACATCATCGCAGACCTGTTTGCCGGGATTACCCCTTACAACATGCCTGGGGGCGGAAAAGCTCAGCGACGGGCCAAAGTGGACTTCAAGGTTCTGGAAGATGCCAAACTCAAAGTGGCAGCGCTGGCAGAAAAGGCCGATAATGTCACCCAGACACCCGCTGCCCACGGCTACCCCCATTTCTTCGCAATCAGCGATGACCAGGAAACAACCTGGGCGTCTTTCAAGTTGTCTGGCGATCAAATCCGCCATTTTGTGACCTATGCCTTCGCCAGTGATGTTGAAGCCTTACAACCTGACGAGACCCAACCCACAACACTGCACACCACCTATGGTGAGGTTGAGGGCTTCCTGCTCTGCCAGGATCCCTTCACTTTTGTTCTGACGGTGCCGGGTAATAAAGCCGGCCTGGCGAGTGCCTGGCTGCGGGACCTCTCCGACGCCTACACCAAATTCGATTCCGACCTGGTGATGCGCCTGCCCGGGCCGATGGCAATCGAAGACACCGAACCCATCGAGATTGATGGCTCATTAGGCAAACCAGTCCCCGGCAACAAGCCTTATTACATCGGGGTTCCAGAGACAACCCAAACCGGCGAACCGCTGCCCAAATTCAACTGGCAGCCCACCGAAGAAGGCACACCCCTCACCACCCCGCTCAACGCCACTCACCGGGCACTGGGCGCAAAGATGGTGCCTTTTGCCGGATGGGATATGCCCGTTTGGTATTCCTCTGTAGTAGAAGAACACCTGGCCGTTCGTCAGGCAGCCGGACTCTTCGATGTCACCCACATGGGCGTCTATCAGGCTGAAGGTCCTAATGCCGCCCTCTTCCTCGATTCCGTCTGCGCTAATGATATTGGCGGTCTTGAAGTCGGCGAATCCTGCTACACCCATTTCCTGGATACGGACGCCAACGTACTGGATGACCTGCTGGTCTATCGCCGTGGCATCGAAAAATTCTTGGTGGTGGTCAACGCCGCCAACGATGACAAGGATTGGGCCTGGCTGAATGCCGTACGTGAAGGGAAAGTCCTAGTGGATCCTGCCCATCCCACAGCTGTCGCATTTGGCCGCAATGTCACCTTGAAGAACCTGCGTGATCCCCAATCAGGCAAAGAGATGCGCCTGGATGTCGCTCTGCAAGGCCCAAAATCGCGTGACATCATGTTGGCTATGGAAGTCAGCCCGGAAGACCGGATCGCTATCATGAGCCTCAAATGGGCTCAGCTTTGCGAAGCTACACTCGATGGCATTCCGCTGGTCATCTCCCGCACTGGTTATACCGGTGAGCGGATGGGTTTTGAACTTTTCGTTCACCCCGACCAGACCGTCAAGCTCTGGAACGCCCTCCTGAAGGCCGGGGAAGCCTTCGGCATCAAGCCCTGCGGCCTTGGCGCTCGGGATTCGCTGCGTACAGAAGCCGGATTACCGCTCTATGGGCATGAGATGGGCGGCCAGCTCAATTTAGGCGTCGGCCAGGCAGGTTTTGGCAGGTTCGTTAAAACCTACAAGCCCTGGTTCATCGGGCGTCAGGCATTTCTTAATCAGGAATCTGATCGGAACGGGATTGTGGTCCGCTTCCGGTTTGATGAAAAACGAACCCGGATGGCCCATCTTGGCGATCCGGTATTGGATGACCGTGGTAAAGTGATCGGTACCATAACCAGCTGTGCAGTTGACTCTGATGGCTCTCTCACCGGCCAGGCTTATGTCTCAGAGAAATATGCAGCCGAAGGCACCGGCATCTTAATTTACCAGGGTTCACCTGACAAAGCTGGCAAAGCGCCAGCCAACCTATCCATCGGCGACCGGGTGACCTTACCCGCCCGGGCAACCGTTATTAGCAGATTTCCTAAATAA